Below is a genomic region from Salvelinus fontinalis isolate EN_2023a chromosome 38, ASM2944872v1, whole genome shotgun sequence.
ATGTCAAATATAATGAAAAACCAGGGGGATTTCATGTAACATTGTAACATATAAAATAAAGGTATAAAACCGTGTGACAACTGGAAGCGCTAACTGGAAGCGCTAACTCTACTGTATGTTGCCTTACTATTAATGTCAAATCAAAACAAGGGCTATCACATAGTGTCAAACAGAAAACCCCAAAGTAACAGACCTCAATATAGTTTCTGCTGTTTTGTCTTAAGAAATGATGTCAAAGGAAGCAGATATCTGTTAGACAAATTATCAAAACGAATCCTTTATAAAAACTCATGTAAAGACAGATATGGTTAATATGGCTGAGATATACGTTCGTTTGCATCCTGTGTAACAGAATCCGTCCATACACTGGTTCTGGCTTTGTATGAACAAAATCTAGCAATATAGTTTAAGTATCTGGCCACAATGAAAAATTACGACATGAACTGAACTCTAAGAAGAAACTCTGACAAGTGGGCAAAGACACGGCACAATACAAGAACAAGAACAAACATTGACTTCATCTTCGCCTCACCCTCTGCATCGTAACAAGGACCTCCATATTCAAAGATAGTGGGAACTGCACAGTAAGCTTTATCAAAGGGCCTCTGTGGCCTCAGTTCTACAGTTCTTACCCATTTGAGCGCTCCAGCGTGCTCATTCTTCTCCTCAGTGGGGTTCTATGGTTCTATGGTTCTATGGTTctatggtttggggaaggccGAGACCCTGAGGATCTCCAGACAGTTGACTGCGATTAGCGCCCCGGTCAGCTGCCTCCACTGTCTGGTGATTGGGCTCTTCATCTTGTCCAGGGCCAGGTGGAGGTCCTGGATCATGTCCTGGAAGCCCTCCCCGTACAGCTGGCTCCATGAGTACAGGAAGTCATAGGCAGGTTTCCACATAGACTacaatagagagaggaggatccACAAGTTCAGTTCAGTTTATAGTTGATAGTTCGGGAATCTATCAAATCAGAGTTGATTCGtcatatgcacaggatacagcaggGTGTAAACGGTACAATGAAAGCAGTGGAAATAAAtctatagcccatctataatggACTATACAAATAAAAGTATTGGTACAGACTTCCTAATCCTTGTCTGTTGATCCAATGAGATCATGAAGGGGTGATCTCCTAAGAACAACATATTTTGCTAAATACAACAAATCAAAGTCAAATTAACTAACCACAGCGCTAACTTCTCCACTCTTCCCCCGGTGAGGTGCCTCGTAAGCAGCGATCTGAGCACTGGAGAGTTTCCCCAGCCTCTCAGCGAGCTCCCTCCACCTGATACCCAGCTCCACCGCCGTGGACAGGATGACCATGTTCTGGATCAGATGGGCCACTAGAGCCTGAGAGTCCATCTTCAACAGACCCTAGGATGGAAAAAGCAACATACAAAACACTTACTTGAAATGCAATTAATGAAGCGCATTTGGAAAAGAGAAAAAGTAATTCAAAACAAAGGTCAAGCTGGTTTGAAGATTCTTCTCAAACCTGAGACCTATCAAACATGCCCCGTCCTTTTCTACACTTACGATCATGAGCTTGTGCTGGAACTTCTTCTTGCTGTTCTCGGTGTGGCAGTCCTCCTTCAGTTTCTCCAGCACGCAGGCCACCTTCTCAGCCTCTGTTTCAGCATGTCTCCGTGTGATAGCGTTGAGCGACAAGCTCGAGTAGCCCAGGGCATCAGCGAAGCCCCTCCAGCTGGGGATGTGTTCGGTCACCAGTGTCTGGATGTCTGAGTAGATGTAGGTGAGCTTCTTGAACGGCAGTGCCATGTTGTCCAAGAGGGTCTCGGTGGTGAAGTCAGTGCCGTTGAAGTCAATCACTTGGTCTCGGGTGATGAGTTTGACGTTCTTGCAATGGACCAGGCCGGTCCTGCCTCGGAGGAAGCCGATGTACCACTCCTTGACTTTGGACTGGCCCACCGACCTCACGGTCTCTCTGGAGAGGAGAGCCACGGTGTCGCCCTTGAAGTACTCCAGGAGGTACTCCACTCGCGGTTGACGGAGCACTGACTTCAGTGCCACCCCGTAACACTGCACCTTCACAGGTCTGGTCCCGAATTTGGGGAACTCTGGGACGGATTCCTCCGGTATAGCTAGCGATTGACAAATTTTGTTTCGCATGGGACCTCGCTTTTCAGAGCGAATAGGTGCCGCTGCAGGGGAAGACACCTGGAACTCTGCTACAGTGACACTGTTTGAATCCCTCACCTGGAGGTGTAGTTTAAAGGAATCCATCTCCCCATTGCCCATCTTGGCCAGCTCAAGAGGCAGGTGAATGACTTTACCCAGTTTGAGTAGCCCTTGTCTCACCTCTTTCCTTTTATCCTGGGCTTTGACTTCGAACTTTGACGCTATGACGGAAGTCGAGATGTGTAGGTCATTCAGTCTCTCTGGGCTAAACTGGTGCTTCTCCCAGAGCTGTAGCACCAGAGGGGGCAAGTTTCTGCTGCCTCTGTGGATATCTGAGAACGGAAGCCTCGGTGGAACATTATCGTGGCAAGAGACGACCACGACCACTTTGAAAGACGGATGGATATACTTTGGGCCATAAACGGCGACGGTAACTTGACGATCCAGGTAATCCCAAACGGATGTAGCAGGGGGCTGGATAACCGAGGCCTCTGCGGCTACAATAACATAGAAATTAGACTTTAAGTCTTGAAGATTCATCTGCATGATGTTCTTGTAAATGTAACAGTCCTTGACTTTCTGATAAGGTCCCTCTCTCTTGTTGGACACTAGGCCAACAAATGTGGTCATGACCTGACTTATCGGATCCTTCTTGACCTCCGCGACCATTTTCATTTCCAGCGAGATGGATTCCTTTCCGCTCGTGTTGCTGAGACTCACCTCCAGGAGCGGACTCACGGTTGTCATGTAGTTGTTGTTCAGCCCGTGAGGGGGCTCCAGGATGGCTTTCAGTGCAACCTCCTGAACCTCCCCAGCAGGA
It encodes:
- the LOC129837270 gene encoding metastasis-associated in colon cancer protein 1-like isoform X1, whose protein sequence is MFTDVKMAAVRAKSFLRQGSLIRSKSEGTLIDLDDTGTVNINNLNGSSYIINQVTKHSEWPVLQPEVKHGSQTTNPFWNKLSISNPFLDDILHTNNDKTLTNADLSIQKDELSTLFDSENFDASSTSSDETNFVHFADTKRKSIRQSGRWKSASDILDDLERKEPKRQNSLKLSAGPFLNADFEWLKNDREAYKMAWLSHRQLARSCLDLGLMSQSPGWAQTQATNSQIVCKIGHSGGSLQLPDSDITVHIPEGLVPAGEVQEVALKAILEPPHGLNNNYMTTVSPLLEVSLSNTSGKESISLEMKMVAEVKKDPISQVMTTFVGLVSNKREGPYQKVKDCYIYKNIMQMNLQDLKSNFYVIVAAEASVIQPPATSVWDYLDRQVTVAVYGPKYIHPSFKVVVVVSCHDNVPPRLPFSDIHRGSRNLPPLVLQLWEKHQFSPERLNDLHISTSVIASKFEVKAQDKRKEVRQGLLKLGKVIHLPLELAKMGNGEMDSFKLHLQVRDSNSVTVAEFQVSSPAAAPIRSEKRGPMRNKICQSLAIPEESVPEFPKFGTRPVKVQCYGVALKSVLRQPRVEYLLEYFKGDTVALLSRETVRSVGQSKVKEWYIGFLRGRTGLVHCKNVKLITRDQVIDFNGTDFTTETLLDNMALPFKKLTYIYSDIQTLVTEHIPSWRGFADALGYSSLSLNAITRRHAETEAEKVACVLEKLKEDCHTENSKKKFQHKLMIGLLKMDSQALVAHLIQNMVILSTAVELGIRWRELAERLGKLSSAQIAAYEAPHRGKSGEVSAVSMWKPAYDFLYSWSQLYGEGFQDMIQDLHLALDKMKSPITRQWRQLTGALIAVNCLEILRVSAFPKP
- the LOC129837270 gene encoding metastasis-associated in colon cancer protein 1-like isoform X2, translating into MAAVRAKSFLRQGSLIRSKSEGTLIDLDDTGTVNINNLNGSSYIINQVTKHSEWPVLQPEVKHGSQTTNPFWNKLSISNPFLDDILHTNNDKTLTNADLSIQKDELSTLFDSENFDASSTSSDETNFVHFADTKRKSIRQSGRWKSASDILDDLERKEPKRQNSLKLSAGPFLNADFEWLKNDREAYKMAWLSHRQLARSCLDLGLMSQSPGWAQTQATNSQIVCKIGHSGGSLQLPDSDITVHIPEGLVPAGEVQEVALKAILEPPHGLNNNYMTTVSPLLEVSLSNTSGKESISLEMKMVAEVKKDPISQVMTTFVGLVSNKREGPYQKVKDCYIYKNIMQMNLQDLKSNFYVIVAAEASVIQPPATSVWDYLDRQVTVAVYGPKYIHPSFKVVVVVSCHDNVPPRLPFSDIHRGSRNLPPLVLQLWEKHQFSPERLNDLHISTSVIASKFEVKAQDKRKEVRQGLLKLGKVIHLPLELAKMGNGEMDSFKLHLQVRDSNSVTVAEFQVSSPAAAPIRSEKRGPMRNKICQSLAIPEESVPEFPKFGTRPVKVQCYGVALKSVLRQPRVEYLLEYFKGDTVALLSRETVRSVGQSKVKEWYIGFLRGRTGLVHCKNVKLITRDQVIDFNGTDFTTETLLDNMALPFKKLTYIYSDIQTLVTEHIPSWRGFADALGYSSLSLNAITRRHAETEAEKVACVLEKLKEDCHTENSKKKFQHKLMIGLLKMDSQALVAHLIQNMVILSTAVELGIRWRELAERLGKLSSAQIAAYEAPHRGKSGEVSAVSMWKPAYDFLYSWSQLYGEGFQDMIQDLHLALDKMKSPITRQWRQLTGALIAVNCLEILRVSAFPKP